Proteins co-encoded in one uncultured Draconibacterium sp. genomic window:
- a CDS encoding 2-oxoacid:ferredoxin oxidoreductase subunit beta codes for MTDVKYTIKDFKSENEVRWCAGCGDFAIINAVQRTMAGMGIPKEKFAVISGIGCSSRFPYYMNTFGFHTIHGRATAVASGVKAANPELSVWVMTGDGDSMAIGGNHFIHLIRRNIDLNVVLFNNRIYGLTKGQYSPTSDRGFVSKTSPFGTVEDPFIPGQLVIGARGSFYARSIDGNLKLSQSIFEKAAEHKGTSVVEVLQNCVIFNNGIHNEITDPNHRADRQLVLEHGKPMLFGAENEKGLVFENGKLKVVKIGENGVTEDDILVHDAMEVDPTLHLALINMALPDFPVAFGVIRAVPAPVYDVEMEAQIKEVQQTRKLTCVDELLNSGNTWEVTGNGNGSAEKCL; via the coding sequence ATGACTGATGTAAAATATACAATAAAAGACTTTAAAAGCGAGAACGAAGTTCGTTGGTGTGCGGGGTGTGGCGACTTTGCTATTATTAATGCTGTACAACGGACCATGGCCGGAATGGGAATTCCAAAAGAGAAATTTGCCGTAATTTCGGGTATTGGTTGTTCATCGCGTTTCCCGTATTACATGAATACTTTTGGTTTCCATACTATTCACGGTCGTGCAACAGCAGTTGCATCGGGTGTGAAAGCTGCCAACCCCGAACTGAGTGTTTGGGTAATGACCGGAGACGGTGACTCGATGGCCATTGGTGGTAACCACTTTATTCACCTGATTAGAAGAAATATTGATTTAAATGTGGTATTGTTTAACAACCGCATTTATGGCTTAACCAAAGGACAATACTCGCCAACTTCCGACCGTGGTTTTGTGAGTAAAACATCGCCATTCGGAACTGTTGAAGATCCGTTTATTCCAGGACAATTGGTGATTGGAGCGCGTGGTTCATTCTATGCCCGTTCAATCGACGGAAATCTGAAATTGAGCCAGTCGATCTTTGAAAAAGCTGCAGAGCATAAAGGAACATCTGTTGTTGAGGTACTTCAAAACTGTGTGATTTTTAACAACGGCATTCATAATGAGATTACTGATCCTAATCACCGTGCCGATCGACAACTGGTTCTTGAACATGGAAAACCAATGTTGTTTGGTGCTGAAAACGAAAAAGGTTTGGTATTCGAGAATGGCAAATTAAAAGTAGTTAAGATTGGCGAAAACGGTGTGACCGAAGATGATATTCTGGTTCACGACGCAATGGAAGTTGATCCTACTTTGCATTTGGCATTAATTAATATGGCATTGCCCGATTTTCCGGTTGCATTTGGTGTAATTCGTGCAGTACCTGCTCCTGTTTACGATGTGGAAATGGAAGCACAAATTAAAGAAGTGCAGCAAACACGAAAACTTACTTGTGTTGATGAGTTACTAAACTCTGGAAATACCTGGGAAGTAACCGGTAACGGTAATGGTTCGGCGGAAAAATGTTTATAG